CCGCCGGCGAGTCTGGCCAACGGAGACGCTCCCCCGCCTTGTGCGTGGACAACTCCCTCATTCCACCGGTATCTTTCCGCATTTACGGGTCACACAGGATCAGCCGATGAGGATCGTCCGCGAAGGATGGCCGTTGGTGGGCGCGGCCGCAGCGCCGGGCGCATGCATCGCCCTGGTCGCCGGACTGACCGGATCGCCGGCCGGGGTTGCTGGCGGTGCCGCGCTGGCGACGGTCGCCGCTGGTGCAATGGCATGGTTTTTTCGGGACCCGCCCCGAAACGTACCCGCCGACCCCGATGCGCTCCTTTCGGGCGCCGACGGTCGGGTGATGGAGATCGCCGAGGAATCCGAACCGGAGTTCATCCGAGGGCCCGCGGTCAGAATCAGCGTGTTTCTCAGTTTGTTCGATGTGCACGTCAACCGAGCGCCCATCGCCGGCCGCATTGTGGCGCTCCAGCATCAGCCCGGTCGGTTTCACTTCGCGTTCCTAGCCAAAGCGTCGCGCGAGAATGAACGCAACACGATCGTGATTGAGGGGGCCCACGGCATCTGCATCGTCCGTCAAATCGTGGGGCCAGTCGCCCGGCGCGTGGTGCACTGGCTCGAGATCGGTCAGCATGTGGGCGCCGGTCAGCGCATCGGCCTGATGAAGTTCGGCTCCCGACTGGATGTTCTGGTTCCGTTCGACTCGATTGAGATTCTCGTTCGACCGGGTATGATGGTGCGGGCGGGCGAAAGCAGACTGGGGCGATATCGGACGGCGCGATCGTGAACAGCTCGGTGCGAAGAGCAATCGTCAACGCAATGACCCTCGGCGTGCTCGTTGCCGGCATTGCCGCATTGCTAGCGGGGCTGGCCGAGAACATCTCGTTGGCGGCGGAATTGATTCTGTTGGCCGCGATCATTGACGGCCTGGATGGCGCGCTGGCCCGAGCGCTTCGCGCGACCTCGGACTTTGGCGAGCGGCTCGATACCTACGTGGACACCGTGACATTCGGCGTTGTACCCGCCGTCGTCACCTATCAGGCGCTGTGGGCGGATTACGGCCTTTGGGGAAGTGCCGCGGCCGGCTTGGTGATCCTGATGGCGGTATTGCGATTTGCACGCGGATGTTCCTTTGCATCGCCCACCGGCCGGCATGTGTTCCGAGGCCTGCCCATCCCGGTCAGCGCAAGTTGGCTGGCGATCTTGCTGCTGGTGATGGACAAGGACCTTTTTGAGGTCTCTCCGTTGGCGGCGGACCGCGGAGCGGTGATCGCGGTCTACAGCCTGGTCGCGCTCGTGCTCGTGCTCCTCCAGATCTCTAATGTGCGATATTTGAAACCGTCGCGCCGACAGCTACGAACTGCGATGTTGGCCGTGCTGGTCGCCGGACTCATCACGCGGCTGCCCTTGACCGCATTTTGTGCGGTCGCCAGCTTGAGCCTGCTCGTGTACGTGATCGATGGTTTGCGCCGGCATCGTGCGCACGCGCTGCTGGCCCGCGGTGACGAGCATGAGGCGGTGATTCGCCGCTGAACCCACCTGCGCTTCGCGGCCTCTCGAAGCGCTGTGAACTCCGCCGTCGCCCACTGTGGATCGCCGGGCCGATGTTGCCGCCGCGAGACGCTCGTCACTCCCGTGCGGCGTCCGGAGCCACGAGACGAGCGCGGCATGACAGACCCAGCTGGTCTCCCCGCAGCCTTTTGCGGATGCAGTCCGGCCAGAACCAGTCCGCCGCCGCGGTGGCTGCTTGCGAAACCGCGTCCCAAGTGCCGTTGCGCGCTCGAGTGGCACCCGGGCGGGGCCGGCGCCCAGTCTCGCACCCGCAGCACCGACGCGCCGGCGCATCGGACGCCTGCTCGTTTTGCCACCGACGGCCGACCTGCCCGAACTGTTTCTCCCACTTCGCGCCTGACAGCGACATCGGGGGACCCGAGCCGCCCGCAACTTCGCTGTGGCCGCAGCACAGACGGGCGACCGAACGCATTCAACCGGTCGGCGGCTCTTTCTAAGGTCTCTGCAAAGCCTGACAGAAACCGACACGGAAGCCTTCGGTGGACTGACTCGATCGACAAGAAGTCAGGCGGCGTCCACGAGGTGCTTCCGAGGAACGTTGAACCCTCCCTCGGCTGAGTGTACCGGCTCGGTTTGGGCCTCCACTGGCGGAATTGAGGAAGCGAGGCGCACAAGGGCATTTTCGGAGCTGCGCACGCTGCACCTCCGCGTGCCGAGCCCACCACTGGCTGCGGTACCCTTGGCCCCCCGATCAAGCCTCTCCGATCCGACCGCCTGCCTGGATTCGCCACGTCGGTGCAGGCCGACTCGGTCCCCTTATGGGAAGCCGCTCCAAACCCGCCGGTGGCTGCGCCACAGGCAGGGAAGACCCGCACGGATTTGTGACGATGGGCCGCCCTGTCGTGCCAGTTGTGTCGTGAAGGGCCTGTTGGGAGGTTTGACCGGTGGAGTGCCTGAGCTATATTGACGCACTTCATCACATGAAGTCATCCAAACCCCAGGCTGAAGCCGGGCGCCACATCTCGGTGCGACAAGGCTTCGATATTCCGCTCGCGGGGCAGCCCGGGCCGGATCTCGAGGTGATCCCTGCGGTGACGCATGTGGCGGTCTTGCCGGTCGAGTTCTCCGACGTCAAGATGCGGCTGCTCGTTCGGGTGGGCGACCGGGTCAAGCGGGGGTCGCCCTTGGTGGAGGACAAGCGAAACCCGGCGTTTCGGCTGTGCGCACCCGCCGCGGGGCGAGTTGTAGCCGTTGACCTTGGCCCGCGACGGGCGATCGAGCGAGTTGTGATTGAGCGAGATGGCGACGATGCCGAAGACTTTGGCACCGCTGGACGCCCGCCCGCGTCGTTGTCTCGTGAAGAAGTTCTGAATGTCCTGCAGACATCCGGTCTGCTGGGACTGATCGAGCAACGCCCCTATGGCCGGCTCCCGGATCCCACCGCGAAACCGAAGGCAATTTTTGTGAACGCGATGGGAACCGCCCCATTTTCGGTCAGCGTGGAGGTGGCGCTGAAGGGACGAGCTAGGGAGTTCC
This genomic window from Kiritimatiellia bacterium contains:
- a CDS encoding phosphatidylserine decarboxylase, which codes for MRIVREGWPLVGAAAAPGACIALVAGLTGSPAGVAGGAALATVAAGAMAWFFRDPPRNVPADPDALLSGADGRVMEIAEESEPEFIRGPAVRISVFLSLFDVHVNRAPIAGRIVALQHQPGRFHFAFLAKASRENERNTIVIEGAHGICIVRQIVGPVARRVVHWLEIGQHVGAGQRIGLMKFGSRLDVLVPFDSIEILVRPGMMVRAGESRLGRYRTARS
- a CDS encoding CDP-alcohol phosphatidyltransferase family protein, which codes for MNSSVRRAIVNAMTLGVLVAGIAALLAGLAENISLAAELILLAAIIDGLDGALARALRATSDFGERLDTYVDTVTFGVVPAVVTYQALWADYGLWGSAAAGLVILMAVLRFARGCSFASPTGRHVFRGLPIPVSASWLAILLLVMDKDLFEVSPLAADRGAVIAVYSLVALVLVLLQISNVRYLKPSRRQLRTAMLAVLVAGLITRLPLTAFCAVASLSLLVYVIDGLRRHRAHALLARGDEHEAVIRR